A section of the Hirschia baltica ATCC 49814 genome encodes:
- the kdgD gene encoding 5-dehydro-4-deoxyglucarate dehydratase encodes MHNASPREMAHVLGSGLLSFPVTHFDEAGHFNSTAYKEHCEYMLSHELSGVFAAGGTGEFFSLRPEEVDKIVRATVDVVRGKTPVIAGCGYGTAIATDLAQNAEKAGADGILLLPPYLMFAGQQGLYDHIEAVCRSTKLGVIVYNRDNGVIDEVTLDKLCDRNPNLIGFKDGVGDIELMMRIYARMGDRLTYIGGLPTAETFAPAYLEMGVTTYSSAIFNFVPSFATKFYKAVRAKDHDTIMEGLKTFVLPYIALRNEGKGYAVSIVKAGMKAIGRPAGPVRSPLTDLNEDQIQRLKLLIDKVS; translated from the coding sequence ATGCACAATGCTTCTCCGCGTGAAATGGCGCACGTATTAGGATCTGGCCTACTCTCATTTCCCGTTACTCACTTTGATGAGGCTGGGCATTTCAATAGTACTGCCTATAAAGAACACTGCGAATATATGCTATCACATGAACTCTCCGGAGTTTTTGCTGCCGGTGGAACGGGAGAGTTTTTCTCCTTAAGGCCGGAAGAGGTCGACAAGATCGTTCGCGCAACCGTCGATGTCGTTCGCGGAAAAACACCTGTTATCGCTGGTTGTGGTTACGGAACAGCGATCGCGACAGATTTGGCACAAAATGCTGAAAAGGCAGGCGCTGACGGTATCTTGCTTTTACCACCCTATCTCATGTTTGCAGGTCAACAAGGTCTCTATGATCACATAGAAGCTGTCTGCCGCTCTACAAAATTAGGTGTCATAGTTTACAATCGCGATAACGGGGTCATCGACGAAGTTACGCTTGATAAACTCTGCGATCGCAACCCCAATCTTATCGGCTTTAAAGATGGCGTTGGAGACATAGAACTTATGATGCGTATCTATGCGCGCATGGGAGATAGATTGACATATATTGGCGGCCTACCAACAGCCGAAACTTTTGCCCCAGCTTACCTAGAAATGGGTGTGACGACTTATTCGTCAGCGATTTTCAACTTTGTGCCAAGTTTCGCAACGAAGTTCTATAAAGCTGTTCGCGCTAAAGATCATGACACCATTATGGAAGGACTTAAAACTTTCGTTCTACCTTATATAGCACTGCGCAATGAAGGCAAAGGCTACGCTGTATCGATTGTGAAGGCCGGAATGAAAGCTATAGGTCGCCCCGCCGGCCCAGTACGCAGCCCCCTCACCGACCTAAATGAAGATCAAATACAACGCCTAAAACTTCTCATTGACAAAGTTTCCTAA
- a CDS encoding LysR substrate-binding domain-containing protein, whose product MFEFSQLRCFVAVAEEMHFGRGAERLNMTQPPVSRQVQVLERVLGTPLFDRTSRSVKLTPAGKRFLVEAKHILRISQDAAAIAKRVASGEVGNLAISFTAASGYSYLPHLIDVCCSKLPSTQLILREMITSDQIQALESGQVDIGLLRGRFNLKGYEKRRILREKLIAAIPASDPKASKETLTLQDFHASNFIMYTPQRAGYFHDMLNKHFERANVEPIFTQYMSQIHTMLSLVHANLGAAIVPEAASVLKFSNVEYRPLELPSHYPVELHIVWKKNNDNPCIPSLLKHIEEQ is encoded by the coding sequence ATGTTTGAATTCAGTCAACTAAGATGTTTTGTTGCAGTCGCCGAGGAAATGCATTTTGGACGAGGTGCAGAACGCCTCAACATGACGCAACCACCTGTCAGCAGACAGGTGCAAGTGTTAGAACGAGTTCTAGGAACACCTCTTTTTGATAGAACTAGCCGTTCTGTAAAGCTGACTCCTGCAGGGAAACGCTTTTTGGTTGAAGCCAAACACATTCTTAGAATTTCACAGGATGCCGCCGCAATAGCCAAACGTGTTGCTTCAGGTGAAGTTGGCAATTTGGCCATTAGTTTCACCGCAGCTTCAGGATACAGCTATCTCCCTCACCTTATAGATGTTTGCTGCTCGAAACTTCCAAGCACCCAACTTATCTTGAGAGAAATGATTACAAGCGACCAGATACAAGCTCTTGAATCTGGACAGGTCGATATAGGATTATTAAGAGGTCGCTTCAATTTAAAAGGGTATGAAAAGCGCCGCATACTTCGAGAAAAACTTATTGCAGCCATTCCCGCTAGCGACCCTAAAGCAAGCAAAGAGACATTGACGCTTCAGGACTTTCACGCTTCTAATTTCATCATGTATACTCCACAACGCGCTGGGTATTTTCATGACATGTTGAACAAACACTTTGAACGCGCGAATGTAGAACCAATATTTACCCAATACATGAGTCAGATACACACAATGCTATCTCTCGTACATGCAAATCTAGGAGCGGCTATTGTGCCAGAGGCAGCGAGTGTATTGAAATTTTCGAACGTGGAATACCGGCCACTAGAACTGCCTTCCCATTATCCAGTTGAGCTACATATTGTTTGGAAAAAAAATAACGATAACCCCTGCATTCCTTCACTCCTCAAACACATAGAAGAGCAATAG